The sequence below is a genomic window from Vibrio spartinae.
TGTTATGATTATTTATCTACATGGATTTGATTCGACCAGCCCGGGGAATCATGAAAAGGTGCTGCAATTACAATTTATTGATGATGATGTGCGTTTTATCAGCTATAGCACGCTTCACCCCAGACACGATATGCAGCATCTCCTGAAAGAAGTACACAAAGCGATCGAATCAAGTAATGACCCACACCCACTGATCTGTGGGGTCGGACTGGGTGCTTATTGGTCTGAACGGATTGGTTTTTTATGCGGCATTAAACAGGTGCTATTCAATCCGAATCTACATCCTGAGGACCATATGCAAGGGAAGATTGATCGTCCGGAAGAGTATGAAGATATTGCAACAAAGTGTGCTTCTCAATTTAGATTGAAGAATAAAGCGCATTGCTTGGTTGTGCTGTCTACACATGATGAAGCATTGGATAGCCGGAAAACGGCTGAAGAGCTGGGCAATTACTACGATATTATTTGGGACGAGACACAAAGTCATAAATTCAAGAAGATATCTCAACATCTTCAAATGATTAGCCAATTTAAAAATAAATAATATTATATTTTTCATAAGGTTAAGTTGAATTTTGCCATCTAAGGAAAGACCGCCGAGAAGGGCTGGTTTTTCTGGCAATCTTGGCTTGCATGACTTGATTTGCTCCTTATAATGTTTCTTGTTAATTTAAAAATTGATAAAAATCAAAATAAAATGAGAGCAGGGCTCAACCTGACGACAGTTTATGTGAAGTAAAGTTACGCTTTATCTATATCAGTGTGTCTCACAGAAAAAGTGACTTTCACTTTGTTTACCCGTCCTATTTTTCTAGTTCGGAGTGGTGATTCCGGGCTATACCATGTTTGTTCATTTTGAGGATAGTTTGTTGTGACTCGTATTGTTGTTGTTGGTGGCGGTGCAGGCGGTTTAGAGCTTGTCACTAAATTAGGCCACACATTAGGAAGAAAAGGGCGAGCCCAGATCACGTTAGTGGACAGAAATGCCAGCCATTTATGGAAGCCGTTATTGCATGAAGTTGCAACAGGTTCTATGGACGAAGGTGTTGACGCGTTGAGTTATCGGGCTCATGCGAGAAATCATAGTTTTGATTTCCAAATGGGCAATTTGGAAGAGCTCGATCGGGACAGAAAAGTCATTACTTTGGCTGAGTTGAAAGATGAGCATGGTGAACTGCTGATCCCACGCCGTGAAGTGGAATACGATATTTTGGTATTGGCTATCGGTTCAACATCGAATGATTTTAATACTGCGGGCGTGAAAGATCACTGTATCTTTTTGGATAGTCCGGAGCAGGCCAATTTATTCCGGACCGAGATGAACAATGAGTTTCTGAAGCTTCATGCAAACAATGGTCATGGTACGGTTGATATTGCGATTGTCGGAGCCGGTGCGACGGGGGTCGAACTCTCTGCTGAGCTACATAATGCGGTGAAAGAGCTGCGTAATTACGGCTTTGGTGATTTGGATTCAAATAAGTTGAATGTTCACCTGATTGAAGCCGGTGAGCGGATTCTTCCTGCCTTACCACCAAGAATTTCTGCTGCTGCCCATTATGAACTCACCAAACTGGGTGTGAATGTCCGTACATCAACGATGGTCACCAAAGTCGAAGCTGACGGTCTGACGACCAAAGACGGTGAAAAGATTCCTGCAAAAATTATGGTATGGGCGGCCGGGATTAAAGCCCCTGATTTTATCAAAGATATCGCGGGTCTTGAGACCAACCGGATTAATCAGCTGGTGGTGACGAATACCTTACAGACGACGCGAGATGAAGATGTTTTCGTGATTGGTGATTTGGCCCAGTGTACACAACCGGATGGATCATTTGTTCCACCACGTGCACAGGCTGCTCATCAAATGGCCAGCCGGACATTTAAAAACATTGTTGCGAAATTAAATGACCGGGACATGAAGCCTTATGTTTATAAAGATCATGGTTCTCTGGTCTCTCTGAGCCGCTTTTCAACCGTGGGCAGTCTGATGGGGAACTTGACGAAAGGCTCGATGATGGTTGAAGGGAAAATCGCCCGGGTCGTTTACATTTCTCTTTACCGAATGCATCAGATGGCACTACACGGGATGTTCAAAACAGCGTTGATGCTGTTGGTCGGAAGAATCAACAGAGTGCTTAGACCTAACCTTAAGCTGCACTAAGTAAATAACAACCAGAGCTTATCGCTTAATGCCATTCGCTTAAAAGCGAGTGGCATTCTTATCTCTAGAGCGTGAAAGTTATTTCGCCATTTTGTTTAACCCTGTTCCAGGGTAAGGCTTCCTTTTTCTCTTTTCTGGCAGAATTCACCGCTTGCCATTATCTCTAAGCGCTTTCGCTATTGCCCTCGGAGTCCGCCATCCGACCAGACAAACTCATCCGTATTAGATAAAGCGGCATTGATGAAGCGAATACGCAACGAATATCCAATCATGTCGACCGTTTCCCAATGCAGTGGTCTGCCAATCTTTGAGGGTAGTTATTGTCTTAAATGTCATTTAATTATCTTGATTTTATTTGCATTAAGTATTTTACAGGGGTGTTATTTGGGTATTTATTCATCGTGACTACCCATGTTTTTCGTAAAACTGCCCATTTCTATCCTTGTTTCTATCGCGTTGACTTGTAAATTTTAACGTAAAGGAAATTAAAACAAGGAATGTCATGGATTACATCTACTATCTATCGGCAAGAGCAGGACGCTTATTGCTAGTATTTGTTGGTCTGTCAATGATCATCTTCTCTATTGCGAGATTAGTACCGGGTGACCCCGCACGAATCGCATTAGGGCCGATGGCTACACCTGAACAAGTCGCTGAGTTACATGAAAGCATGGGACTCAACGAGCCGCTGGTTAATCAATATATCCAATATGTCGGCAATTTGCTCGATGGTGATATGGGTGAATCAACCATGACGGGTCGTGCTGTCGTCACAGATATTCAACAAGCTTTACCTGCAACACTGGAATTGGTTGCGGTTGCAGTGTTTTTCACCGCCTGTCTGGGGATTCCGTTAGGGTTGTTCGCCGCATACAAACCGAATGGTGTGTTTGACCAGTTCTCACGGATTATTTCGCTGGTTGGTGTTGTTACACCGTCATTTCTATTAGCCATCATTCTTCAGTTGATGGCGAGTGTCGGATGGTTTGATCTGCCGGTGACCGAAAGGATGTCCAGCATGATGACGTTTGATCAATCATACACCGGCTTGCTTCTGATTGATTCACTACTCGCCGGGCGCTTTGATATTTTTGCTGATAGTTTTCAGCATATTCTATTACCTGCGATTGCATTATCAGCGGCGGGTATCTCTCAGGTCATG
It includes:
- the ycfP gene encoding alpha/beta hydrolase YcfP, which encodes MIIYLHGFDSTSPGNHEKVLQLQFIDDDVRFISYSTLHPRHDMQHLLKEVHKAIESSNDPHPLICGVGLGAYWSERIGFLCGIKQVLFNPNLHPEDHMQGKIDRPEEYEDIATKCASQFRLKNKAHCLVVLSTHDEALDSRKTAEELGNYYDIIWDETQSHKFKKISQHLQMISQFKNK
- a CDS encoding NAD(P)/FAD-dependent oxidoreductase, whose amino-acid sequence is MTRIVVVGGGAGGLELVTKLGHTLGRKGRAQITLVDRNASHLWKPLLHEVATGSMDEGVDALSYRAHARNHSFDFQMGNLEELDRDRKVITLAELKDEHGELLIPRREVEYDILVLAIGSTSNDFNTAGVKDHCIFLDSPEQANLFRTEMNNEFLKLHANNGHGTVDIAIVGAGATGVELSAELHNAVKELRNYGFGDLDSNKLNVHLIEAGERILPALPPRISAAAHYELTKLGVNVRTSTMVTKVEADGLTTKDGEKIPAKIMVWAAGIKAPDFIKDIAGLETNRINQLVVTNTLQTTRDEDVFVIGDLAQCTQPDGSFVPPRAQAAHQMASRTFKNIVAKLNDRDMKPYVYKDHGSLVSLSRFSTVGSLMGNLTKGSMMVEGKIARVVYISLYRMHQMALHGMFKTALMLLVGRINRVLRPNLKLH
- a CDS encoding ABC transporter permease → MDYIYYLSARAGRLLLVFVGLSMIIFSIARLVPGDPARIALGPMATPEQVAELHESMGLNEPLVNQYIQYVGNLLDGDMGESTMTGRAVVTDIQQALPATLELVAVAVFFTACLGIPLGLFAAYKPNGVFDQFSRIISLVGVVTPSFLLAIILQLMASVGWFDLPVTERMSSMMTFDQSYTGLLLIDSLLAGRFDIFADSFQHILLPAIALSAAGISQVMRITRSSMIEFSHRDHVETLRACGVSRPLVNFKYLLRLSASAPLTILGLEFASLIGNAFVVEMVFSWPGVASYGVRSILHKDFNAVVGVVLVSGVFFIVANLLIDFVIGLVDPRVKLKGKS